A single Ketogulonicigenium vulgare WSH-001 DNA region contains:
- the cysT gene encoding sulfate ABC transporter permease subunit CysT — translation MIAHAKPIRRKNVLPGLSLSLGTTLLYVALIVMLPVVALVLKGASIGPDRFWTIMTSPRTLAAFKITLIAASVATVINALYGLLMAWVLVRYEFPGKRILDALMDVPFALPTAVAGLSLTALFSANGWFGGLLDAMGIQVVYTLWGIIIAMTFTSIPFVVRTVQPVLEDLDPGLEQAAVTLGASPFTVFRRIILPAILPAWLAGATVSFARSLGEFGAVVFIAGNIPMKTEIASLLAFIRLAEYDYNGAAVIALALLVIALVLLVVSNLLQAWASRYREATR, via the coding sequence ATGATCGCCCACGCCAAACCGATCCGGCGTAAGAACGTGTTGCCGGGGCTGTCGCTCAGCCTCGGCACAACGCTGCTTTATGTCGCGCTGATTGTGATGCTGCCGGTGGTGGCACTGGTGCTGAAAGGCGCGTCGATCGGGCCAGACCGGTTCTGGACGATTATGACATCGCCGCGCACGCTGGCCGCGTTCAAGATCACGCTGATTGCCGCGAGTGTGGCGACGGTGATCAACGCGCTTTACGGCCTGCTGATGGCTTGGGTGCTGGTGCGCTATGAGTTTCCCGGCAAGCGCATTTTGGATGCGCTGATGGATGTGCCCTTTGCCCTGCCGACGGCGGTCGCTGGCCTGTCACTGACAGCGCTGTTTTCCGCCAATGGCTGGTTCGGCGGGTTGTTGGATGCGATGGGCATCCAGGTCGTGTATACACTGTGGGGCATCATTATCGCGATGACCTTTACCTCGATCCCTTTCGTGGTGCGCACGGTGCAGCCGGTGCTAGAGGATCTGGACCCCGGCCTTGAACAGGCGGCGGTGACGCTGGGTGCCAGCCCCTTTACCGTCTTTCGCCGCATCATTCTGCCCGCGATCCTGCCCGCATGGCTGGCCGGCGCGACGGTCTCGTTTGCGCGATCGCTGGGCGAATTCGGCGCGGTGGTCTTTATCGCGGGCAATATCCCGATGAAGACCGAGATCGCCTCGCTGCTGGCGTTCATCCGCCTTGCCGAATACGATTACAATGGCGCGGCGGTGATCGCGCTGGCGCTGCTGGTCATTGCATTGGTGCTGCTGGTGGTGTCGAACCTGCTACAGGCTTGGGCATCGCGCTATCGCGAGGCGACACGATGA
- the cysW gene encoding sulfate ABC transporter permease subunit CysW produces the protein MKPNRTAIWLIATAFVLTALLVVAPLVYIFSRALADGWQVYAANIMHPMTLHAIGLTATVAVITVPLNIAFGIAAAWAIAKFRFPGRGVLMTVIEIPFSISPIIAGIAYLFLYGRSGLLGPWLLEHNLQVMFALPGIVLVTMFVTSPFVAREVLPLMQAQGSEQEQAAVTLGASGWQVFRRVTLPNIRWALLYGAVLCTARAVGEFGGVSVVSGSIRGQTNTLPLHVELLFNDLNTTGAFAAASTLTIIALIALVVKAALESRRQPHI, from the coding sequence ATGAAACCGAACCGCACCGCAATTTGGCTGATCGCCACCGCCTTTGTTCTGACCGCGCTGCTGGTCGTCGCACCCTTGGTCTATATTTTCAGCCGCGCGCTGGCGGATGGCTGGCAGGTCTATGCAGCCAATATCATGCATCCGATGACGCTGCATGCGATTGGCCTGACCGCAACTGTCGCCGTGATTACCGTGCCGCTGAATATCGCCTTTGGCATTGCGGCCGCTTGGGCGATTGCAAAATTCCGCTTTCCGGGGCGCGGCGTGCTGATGACGGTGATCGAGATACCGTTTTCGATCTCGCCCATTATCGCGGGGATTGCCTATCTGTTCCTTTATGGCCGTTCGGGCCTGCTGGGGCCGTGGCTGCTGGAACATAATCTACAGGTGATGTTCGCCCTACCCGGTATCGTGCTGGTGACGATGTTCGTGACCTCGCCCTTTGTGGCGCGCGAAGTGCTGCCGCTGATGCAGGCGCAGGGGTCAGAGCAAGAGCAAGCGGCTGTCACGCTGGGCGCATCGGGCTGGCAGGTGTTTCGCCGTGTCACGCTGCCCAATATCCGCTGGGCGCTGCTCTATGGCGCGGTGCTGTGCACGGCGCGCGCGGTGGGCGAGTTTGGCGGCGTATCCGTCGTCTCGGGCAGTATTCGCGGCCAGACCAATACATTACCGCTGCATGTCGAGCTGCTGTTCAACGATCTGAACACCACCGGCGCCTTTGCCGCCGCATCGACCCTGACCATCATCGCGCTGATCGCGCTGGTGGTAAAGGCGGCGCTGGAATCGCGCCGCCAGCCTCACATCTAG
- a CDS encoding DUF3772 domain-containing protein — protein MMLRHLIAGFALLLASGAALAQEAPVAVPEETATDVATEVAPDLDPRIVYGIMSGIDYSAWADRAARVEALVALPSPSSFALDRARTDLVAWRDIFSPQRSQNVARIATVQAQITALGDTATAAPAIVARATELTAQLSALQAPARLADEAFAQADGLIAEIDRLLRERQNAALMVRALSPLSPSVLSQTYAEFTSRISGLGAEVYASVQNQNRLATFADRAGLVILMLLGSLVMIFGIGPFTRRLRVALGQRFPDADSVTGYLMALCRAVVQLLGVLLLTNALKESGLFGYRASILINALPGAGGVIIMMNWVGGRFFTQARANPPPFDFSPEVRQKGKHLTWELGWMMAGGLMLLELVSTSETPEAVRNAFSLPVVLMVAFTLFRFGRLIARAAQSETATAADTTAANPIWSFALRIVGQGAMALAVLAPAIMLIGFGQGAEWLLYPAVMTLVLLAALVALQWFVFDVFALIMHSRDVAQSSLWPVLVAIALMVLSLPVLALIWGARVDDLGELAAQLAEGFDIGGLQLSPMAVLTFIIVFGIGLMLTRLVQAVMAGTVLPRTRLDRGGQTALVSGIRYLGLTAAALAAFSMAGLNLSSLAVVAGALSVGIGFGMQNIVQNFVSGIILLAGRAIRQGDWIEVGGVSGYVREISVRSTRIETFDRSDVIVPNASLVAGQVVNWTRGNAVGRITVAATTAYGTDPVQVMEILRAAAESHPMVLLSPKPTVLMTGFAADTMNFEVKALVRDINAGGSVRSDITVEVARRFNAAGIQSRNGLAPLPVA, from the coding sequence ATGATGCTGCGCCACCTGATCGCGGGCTTTGCCCTGCTGCTGGCCAGCGGCGCGGCTTTGGCGCAAGAGGCGCCTGTCGCCGTTCCCGAGGAGACTGCGACAGATGTCGCAACCGAGGTTGCGCCTGATCTCGACCCCCGTATCGTCTACGGCATTATGAGCGGCATCGACTATTCCGCTTGGGCCGATCGCGCCGCGCGGGTCGAGGCATTGGTCGCGCTGCCCTCGCCATCAAGCTTTGCCTTGGACCGCGCCCGCACCGATCTGGTGGCTTGGCGCGATATTTTTTCGCCGCAGCGCAGCCAGAATGTGGCGCGGATCGCCACGGTTCAGGCACAGATTACCGCGCTGGGCGATACGGCAACCGCTGCGCCTGCGATTGTCGCCCGCGCGACCGAGCTGACGGCGCAACTCTCGGCGCTGCAGGCGCCTGCGCGTCTGGCGGATGAGGCCTTTGCACAGGCTGATGGCCTGATCGCCGAGATCGACCGCTTGCTGCGCGAGCGCCAGAATGCGGCGCTGATGGTGCGCGCCCTCTCGCCGCTGTCACCCAGTGTTTTGTCGCAAACATATGCGGAATTCACCAGTCGTATAAGTGGCTTGGGTGCCGAAGTTTATGCATCGGTTCAAAATCAGAATCGCCTTGCGACCTTTGCGGATCGTGCCGGGCTGGTGATTTTGATGCTGCTTGGCAGCCTTGTGATGATCTTTGGTATCGGCCCCTTCACCCGCCGCCTGCGCGTGGCGCTGGGCCAGCGGTTTCCCGATGCCGATAGCGTCACGGGCTATCTGATGGCACTGTGCCGCGCCGTGGTGCAATTGCTGGGCGTGCTGCTGCTGACCAATGCGCTGAAGGAAAGCGGGCTGTTCGGCTATCGCGCCTCGATCTTGATCAATGCGCTGCCGGGGGCTGGCGGCGTGATCATCATGATGAACTGGGTTGGCGGTCGCTTTTTCACGCAGGCCCGCGCCAACCCGCCGCCGTTCGATTTCTCGCCCGAGGTGCGTCAAAAGGGCAAGCATCTCACGTGGGAGCTGGGCTGGATGATGGCCGGCGGCTTGATGCTGCTCGAGCTGGTCAGCACCAGCGAAACGCCCGAGGCTGTGCGCAACGCCTTTAGCCTGCCGGTCGTGCTGATGGTCGCCTTTACGCTGTTCCGCTTTGGCCGTCTGATCGCGCGCGCGGCCCAAAGCGAGACAGCTACTGCCGCGGACACGACGGCCGCTAATCCGATCTGGTCCTTTGCGCTGCGGATTGTCGGGCAAGGTGCGATGGCGCTGGCGGTGCTTGCACCTGCGATCATGTTGATCGGCTTTGGGCAGGGGGCGGAATGGCTGCTGTACCCGGCGGTGATGACGCTTGTGCTGCTGGCCGCGCTGGTCGCGCTGCAATGGTTCGTCTTTGACGTGTTTGCCCTGATCATGCATTCGCGCGATGTGGCGCAAAGCTCGCTTTGGCCGGTGCTGGTTGCCATCGCGCTGATGGTTCTGTCGCTGCCGGTGTTGGCGCTGATCTGGGGCGCGCGCGTCGATGATCTGGGCGAGCTGGCTGCGCAATTGGCCGAAGGGTTCGATATTGGCGGCTTGCAATTGTCGCCCATGGCCGTGCTGACCTTTATCATCGTCTTTGGCATCGGCCTGATGCTGACGCGGCTGGTGCAGGCGGTGATGGCGGGCACGGTTCTGCCGCGCACGCGGCTGGATCGTGGCGGGCAAACCGCGCTGGTGTCGGGTATCCGCTATCTGGGTCTGACGGCGGCGGCTTTGGCGGCGTTCAGCATGGCGGGGTTGAACCTTTCTAGCCTTGCTGTTGTCGCGGGTGCGCTCTCGGTTGGTATCGGTTTTGGTATGCAGAATATCGTGCAGAACTTTGTCTCGGGCATCATCTTGCTGGCGGGCCGCGCGATCCGGCAGGGCGATTGGATCGAGGTTGGCGGCGTCTCGGGTTATGTGCGCGAGATTTCGGTGCGCTCGACCCGGATCGAGACTTTTGACCGCAGTGATGTCATCGTGCCCAACGCCAGCCTTGTCGCGGGCCAAGTGGTGAACTGGACGCGCGGCAATGCCGTGGGCCGGATCACCGTTGCCGCCACCACCGCCTATGGCACCGATCCGGTGCAGGTGATGGAGATCCTGCGTGCCGCCGCTGAATCGCATCCGATGGTACTGCTATCGCCAAAGCCGACCGTTCTGATGACCGGATTTGCCGCAGACACCATGAATTTCGAGGTGAAGGCGCTGGTGCGTGATATCAACGCCGGTGGCTCGGTGCGATCCGATATCACGGTCGAGGTCGCGCGCCGCTTTAACGCGGCAGGGATCCAAAGCCGCAATGGCCTTGCGCCCCTGCCGGTTGCCTAG
- a CDS encoding cysteine synthase A encodes MTTRRDLAETVGNTPLIKLRAASEATGCTILGKAEFMNPGQSVKDRAALFIIRDVIARGTLSPGGTIVEGTAGNTGIGLALVGASMGFRTVIVMPETQSQEKKDMIRLAGAQLVLVPAAPYSNPNNYVRYSQRLAESLAATDPRGVIWANQFDNIANRQAHFDTTAPEIWEQTGGKVDGFVAAVGSGGTLAGTGLALQPKGVKIALADPDGSALYNWYQNGALKSAGNSITEGIGQGRITGNLEGFTPDFAYNIPDTEALPLIFDLLQHEGLCVGGSTGVNIGGAIRLARELGPGHTIVTILADGGTRYQSKLFNPDFLRAKDLPVPVWMQAEGAPLPDVSA; translated from the coding sequence ATGACCACGCGCCGCGACCTTGCCGAAACGGTCGGCAATACGCCATTGATCAAACTCCGCGCGGCGTCAGAGGCGACCGGATGCACCATTTTGGGCAAGGCCGAGTTTATGAACCCCGGCCAATCGGTGAAAGACCGCGCGGCCTTGTTCATCATTCGCGACGTGATTGCGCGCGGCACCTTGAGCCCCGGTGGCACGATTGTCGAAGGGACGGCGGGCAATACCGGCATTGGCCTTGCGCTGGTCGGCGCCTCGATGGGGTTTCGCACTGTCATCGTCATGCCCGAAACGCAAAGCCAAGAGAAAAAGGACATGATCCGCTTGGCTGGCGCGCAGCTGGTGCTGGTGCCCGCCGCGCCCTATTCCAACCCGAACAATTACGTGCGCTATTCGCAGCGGCTGGCCGAAAGCCTTGCCGCAACGGACCCGCGCGGGGTGATATGGGCCAATCAATTCGATAATATCGCCAACCGTCAGGCGCATTTTGACACCACCGCGCCCGAGATTTGGGAGCAGACCGGCGGCAAGGTAGATGGCTTCGTCGCGGCTGTCGGGTCGGGCGGCACGCTCGCGGGTACCGGCCTTGCGCTGCAACCAAAGGGCGTCAAGATTGCGCTGGCCGATCCCGATGGCTCGGCCCTTTATAACTGGTATCAAAATGGCGCGCTGAAATCGGCGGGCAATTCGATCACCGAAGGGATCGGGCAGGGCCGGATCACCGGCAATCTCGAGGGGTTCACCCCCGATTTCGCCTATAATATCCCCGATACCGAAGCCCTGCCGCTGATCTTTGATCTGCTGCAGCACGAGGGCCTGTGTGTCGGCGGCTCGACCGGGGTGAATATCGGCGGCGCGATCCGTTTGGCGCGGGAACTGGGGCCGGGCCATACGATCGTGACAATTCTGGCCGATGGCGGCACGCGCTATCAGTCAAAGCTGTTCAACCCCGATTTCCTGCGTGCCAAAGATCTGCCGGTGCCGGTGTGGATGCAGGCCGAAGGCGCGCCCCTGCCGGATGTCAGCGCATGA
- a CDS encoding NUDIX domain-containing protein — protein sequence MQRFELTGLWADPQLAGAFGQVEDGVLSADADGSARLVAFVTLIGGRVEGGVVTGTPPVRVDALLLALAELGPLPWPDTLRRTMPRVLARATSFLDAAQQTRPLTITRAPADDYQWEDVGPLLGVYHRLAQVGMDYTRFDGTRSDRQLRDVLVVGDAALMLPYDAQRDRVLLVEQIRPGLIRRGDPQPWILEPVAGLVDAGESAEATALRELHEEAGLDNVTLLPTGGYYPSPGGSSEYFHGFIALTDLPDSHPAFGGLLEEAEDLRLHIIPFDQAMAAMDSGEINAGPLQLLLLQLARKRDALRRDLISTAAQP from the coding sequence ATGCAACGATTTGAACTGACTGGCCTTTGGGCCGACCCGCAGTTGGCCGGTGCCTTTGGTCAGGTGGAAGATGGCGTGTTGAGTGCCGATGCGGATGGGTCGGCGCGCCTTGTGGCCTTTGTCACGCTGATTGGCGGAAGGGTTGAGGGGGGTGTCGTGACCGGCACGCCTCCTGTCAGGGTCGATGCGCTGCTGTTGGCATTGGCCGAACTTGGGCCGCTGCCCTGGCCCGATACCCTGCGCCGCACCATGCCGCGTGTTCTGGCACGGGCGACCAGTTTTCTGGATGCGGCGCAGCAAACGCGACCGCTGACCATCACCCGCGCGCCTGCTGATGATTATCAATGGGAAGATGTTGGCCCGCTTTTGGGTGTTTACCACCGTCTGGCGCAGGTTGGCATGGATTACACCCGCTTTGACGGCACGCGCTCTGATCGCCAGTTGCGCGATGTGCTGGTGGTGGGTGATGCCGCCCTAATGTTACCCTATGACGCGCAGCGTGACCGCGTGCTGCTGGTCGAGCAGATCCGCCCCGGCCTGATCCGTCGCGGCGATCCGCAGCCGTGGATTTTGGAACCCGTCGCGGGCCTTGTCGACGCGGGCGAGAGCGCCGAGGCCACCGCCTTGCGCGAATTGCACGAGGAGGCGGGGCTGGACAATGTCACCCTATTGCCGACGGGCGGTTATTACCCCTCGCCGGGCGGTAGCAGCGAATATTTCCATGGCTTTATCGCCCTGACCGATCTGCCCGACAGCCATCCGGCCTTTGGCGGTTTGCTGGAGGAGGCCGAGGATCTGCGCCTGCATATCATCCCCTTTGATCAGGCCATGGCCGCGATGGACAGCGGCGAGATCAATGCCGGCCCGCTGCAATTGTTGTTGCTGCAACTTGCGCGAAAGCGCGACGCGCTGCGCCGTGACTTGATTTCCACAGCCGCACAGCCGTAA
- a CDS encoding SAM-dependent methyltransferase, translated as MILTETTGQPNLPRYFTHVFNIAKKLQRGRLDFVLPDGRVFRAEAGAPGYVAQVDVHDPEVFARLLREGDLGFSEAYMDGQWSSPDLLAFFDLINDDFEIVFDSFRGLPIIQFLEKVRFWLHSNSRRGSRKNIAHHYDLGNDFYSLWLDDTMTYSSAIYEDPQESLEVAQTRKYQSMVDLIGAQPGDHVLEIGCGWGGFAEYAAKERGLRVTCLTISQEQFKFATARMARQGLSDRVTIKLQDYRDETGTYDGIASIEMIEAVGEKFWPTYFGKIRDCLKPGKVATVQAITIRDDRFQDYRSRIDFIQRYIFPGGMLPSHAVMQDQIALADMEYGGARPFGESYSLTLRRWYERFNAVWPQVNALGFDERFKRMWDFYLTSCAGVFHGGGCDVMQVSMVKPK; from the coding sequence ATGATCCTGACAGAGACGACGGGTCAGCCGAACCTGCCGCGCTATTTCACGCATGTATTCAATATCGCTAAGAAATTGCAGCGCGGCCGGCTGGACTTTGTATTGCCGGATGGACGTGTTTTCCGCGCCGAGGCAGGCGCGCCGGGCTATGTTGCGCAGGTCGATGTGCATGACCCCGAGGTTTTCGCCCGCCTGCTGCGCGAAGGCGATTTGGGCTTTTCCGAGGCCTATATGGACGGGCAGTGGTCTTCGCCCGATTTGCTGGCGTTCTTTGACCTGATCAATGATGATTTCGAGATCGTCTTTGACAGTTTCCGCGGCCTGCCGATCATTCAGTTCCTCGAGAAGGTGCGCTTTTGGCTGCATTCGAACAGCCGCCGCGGCTCGCGTAAGAATATCGCGCATCACTACGATCTGGGGAATGATTTCTACAGCCTGTGGCTGGATGACACGATGACCTATTCATCGGCGATCTATGAGGACCCGCAAGAAAGCCTTGAGGTGGCGCAGACCCGTAAATATCAGTCAATGGTTGATCTGATCGGCGCGCAGCCGGGCGATCATGTGCTGGAGATCGGTTGCGGCTGGGGCGGCTTTGCCGAATATGCGGCGAAAGAGCGGGGTCTGCGCGTCACCTGCCTGACCATCAGCCAAGAGCAGTTCAAATTCGCAACCGCCCGTATGGCGCGCCAAGGGCTGTCGGATCGGGTCACGATCAAGCTGCAGGATTATCGCGACGAGACCGGCACCTATGACGGTATCGCCAGTATCGAGATGATCGAAGCGGTCGGCGAGAAGTTCTGGCCCACCTATTTTGGCAAGATCCGTGACTGCCTGAAACCCGGCAAAGTCGCGACCGTGCAGGCGATCACCATTCGCGATGACCGCTTTCAGGATTACCGCAGCCGGATCGACTTTATTCAGCGCTATATCTTTCCGGGCGGCATGCTGCCCAGCCACGCGGTGATGCAAGATCAGATCGCGCTTGCGGATATGGAATATGGTGGCGCAAGGCCCTTTGGCGAAAGCTATTCGCTGACGCTGCGCCGCTGGTATGAGCGCTTCAACGCGGTCTGGCCGCAGGTCAATGCTCTCGGCTTTGATGAGCGGTTCAAACGGATGTGGGATTTTTATCTGACAAGCTGCGCCGGCGTGTTCCACGGCGGCGGCTGCGATGTCATGCAAGTGTCGATGGTAAAGCCGAAATAA
- a CDS encoding ABC transporter substrate-binding protein has translation MRLAKILGAASLVALATAAHAQDPELLVFDYPAFEAPGFHQPYIDKYGVAPTFAFFGDEEEAFQRLNAGFQTDVTHICAGTVPLFTEGAAHLIEPWDTSRIEAFGSLNADLLGTNMQADGDLFFLPTDFGTSAIAYNPEQVPEEDVASLSVFHNPAYAGRMTIPDNVDDAYALAYLATGVTDWTNATPEQFEAASNWLREAHPNLRTYWVDPSELAQLMASGEILVSWAWNETFPTMVAEGRPIGFQREPVEGSSLWLCGYLNMANGPGSEDKAYDYLNAFLSPASTSYLVGAGFAQSNTVGMEGITEEELTAGGIGEIDAPILAQLPMTVEQRALHAETFEMIKAGF, from the coding sequence ATGAGACTTGCTAAGATCCTCGGCGCAGCCTCGCTGGTCGCACTTGCCACCGCCGCCCATGCGCAGGACCCCGAACTGCTGGTATTTGATTACCCGGCGTTCGAGGCTCCGGGTTTTCACCAGCCCTATATTGACAAATATGGCGTTGCGCCGACCTTTGCGTTCTTTGGCGATGAGGAAGAGGCGTTCCAGCGCCTGAATGCGGGTTTCCAAACCGATGTCACCCATATCTGCGCCGGCACCGTGCCGCTGTTCACCGAAGGCGCCGCCCATCTGATCGAGCCGTGGGACACCTCGCGGATCGAGGCGTTCGGCAGCCTGAACGCCGACCTTCTGGGCACCAATATGCAGGCAGATGGCGATCTGTTCTTCCTGCCGACCGATTTTGGCACCTCGGCTATCGCCTATAACCCCGAACAAGTGCCCGAAGAGGATGTCGCCTCGCTCAGCGTCTTCCACAACCCCGCCTATGCGGGCCGCATGACGATCCCGGACAATGTCGATGACGCCTATGCGCTGGCCTATCTGGCGACCGGGGTCACCGATTGGACCAATGCAACGCCCGAGCAGTTCGAGGCCGCATCGAACTGGCTGCGCGAAGCCCACCCGAATCTGCGCACCTATTGGGTTGACCCGTCCGAGCTGGCACAGCTGATGGCTTCGGGCGAGATTCTGGTCTCCTGGGCGTGGAACGAGACCTTCCCGACCATGGTCGCCGAAGGCCGCCCGATCGGCTTTCAGCGCGAACCTGTCGAGGGTTCCAGCCTGTGGCTGTGCGGTTACCTGAACATGGCCAACGGCCCGGGTTCCGAGGACAAAGCCTATGATTATCTGAACGCATTCCTCTCGCCCGCCTCGACCAGCTATCTGGTGGGCGCCGGTTTCGCGCAGTCGAACACCGTCGGCATGGAAGGCATCACCGAAGAGGAGCTGACCGCAGGCGGCATTGGCGAGATCGACGCGCCGATCCTGGCACAGCTGCCGATGACGGTTGAACAGCGCGCCCTGCACGCCGAAACGTTCGAGATGATCAAAGCCGGTTTCTAA
- a CDS encoding SDR family NAD(P)-dependent oxidoreductase: MIAAQNQGCAGTDSVVNTASNGGLLGAPGMSAYAASKHAVIGLNKTAALEAAPYGVRVNAVAPSGVDTRMMRSIETNAAKGHEDEARKNFEAAVPLKRYATADEIADLMVFLASDKASFITGAYYRIDGGGAAMSA, from the coding sequence TTGATCGCCGCACAGAACCAAGGGTGTGCGGGCACCGATAGCGTGGTGAACACAGCCTCGAACGGCGGGCTGCTGGGCGCGCCGGGGATGAGCGCCTATGCCGCCTCGAAACATGCGGTGATCGGTCTGAATAAGACCGCGGCGCTGGAAGCCGCGCCTTATGGCGTGCGCGTCAATGCGGTTGCCCCCTCGGGTGTCGACACCCGAATGATGCGCAGCATCGAAACCAACGCCGCCAAGGGCCACGAGGACGAGGCTCGCAAGAATTTCGAGGCCGCCGTGCCGCTGAAACGCTATGCGACCGCGGATGAGATCGCGGATCTGATGGTGTTCCTTGCCTCGGACAAAGCCAGCTTCATCACCGGCGCTTACTACCGTATCGACGGCGGCGGCGCTGCAATGTCGGCCTGA
- a CDS encoding SspB family protein codes for MARSIDYGKLMHRAMRGLIQEILGDIAQTGLPGEHHFFITFDTNHPDVELADWLFDRYPHEMTVVLQHWFQDLNVTDEGFSVVLNFGDNPEPIYVPYDAIRTFVDPSVEFGLRFEAQDEDEDDEDEDGEAPMAEMVEPDDTPRPQAEIVSLDKFRR; via the coding sequence GTGGCCCGCTCGATCGACTATGGAAAGTTGATGCATCGCGCCATGCGCGGCTTGATTCAGGAGATTCTGGGCGATATCGCCCAAACGGGTCTGCCGGGCGAGCACCATTTCTTTATCACCTTCGACACGAACCATCCCGATGTCGAACTGGCTGATTGGCTGTTTGATCGCTATCCGCATGAAATGACGGTGGTTTTGCAGCACTGGTTCCAGGATCTGAACGTCACCGACGAAGGGTTCTCGGTCGTGCTGAATTTCGGCGACAACCCCGAACCGATCTATGTCCCCTATGACGCGATCCGCACCTTTGTTGATCCGTCGGTCGAATTCGGCCTGCGCTTTGAGGCACAGGACGAGGATGAGGACGACGAGGATGAGGACGGCGAGGCCCCGATGGCCGAGATGGTCGAGCCTGATGACACCCCCCGCCCGCAAGCCGAGATTGTCAGCCTCGACAAATTCCGCCGTTAA
- the fumC gene encoding class II fumarate hydratase: protein MTATRTETDSFGPLDVPADKYWGAQTQRSIINFPIGWEKQPIPIVRALGVVKKAAATVNAAQGDLAADLAEAIKNAAQEVIDGKFDDNFPLVVWQTGSGTQSNMNANEVISNRAIEVLGGVMGSKKPVHPNDHVNMGQSSNDTFPTAMHVAIGMLARDVLLPGLEKLSAALWAKSDEFKAIIKIGRTHTQDATPLTLGQEFSGYATQVDKGIARIKMSLPDIYELAQGGTAVGTGLNTRKGYDKAVAVEIAAITGLPFVTAPNKFEALAAHDAMVMFSGALKTVAASLFKIANDLRLLGSGPRSGLGELILPENEPGSSIMPGKVNPTQAEALTMVCAHVMGNDAAVGFAGSQGHFELNVYNPMMSYNVLQSMQLLGNAASSFTDNMVVGTQANVARIDKLMKESLMLVTALAPTIGYDNATKVAKTAHKNGTTLREEAIALGFVDGETFDRIVRPEDMIGPHD from the coding sequence ATGACTGCCACCCGCACCGAGACCGACAGCTTCGGTCCGCTGGACGTTCCTGCCGATAAATATTGGGGGGCGCAGACGCAGCGCTCGATCATCAATTTCCCGATTGGCTGGGAAAAGCAGCCGATCCCGATCGTCCGCGCGCTGGGTGTGGTGAAAAAGGCGGCTGCCACCGTGAACGCCGCACAGGGCGATCTGGCCGCCGATCTGGCCGAGGCGATCAAGAATGCCGCGCAAGAGGTGATCGACGGCAAGTTCGACGATAACTTCCCGCTGGTCGTGTGGCAGACGGGTTCGGGCACGCAGTCGAATATGAACGCGAACGAAGTCATCTCGAACCGCGCGATCGAGGTTCTGGGCGGCGTGATGGGATCGAAAAAGCCCGTCCACCCCAATGACCATGTGAATATGGGCCAGTCGTCCAACGACACTTTCCCGACCGCAATGCATGTCGCCATCGGTATGCTGGCACGCGATGTGCTGCTGCCAGGGTTAGAAAAGCTGTCGGCGGCGCTATGGGCCAAATCGGATGAGTTCAAGGCGATCATCAAGATCGGCCGCACCCATACGCAGGATGCGACCCCGCTGACTTTGGGCCAGGAATTCAGCGGCTACGCGACCCAGGTGGACAAGGGCATCGCCCGCATCAAAATGTCCCTGCCCGATATTTACGAGTTGGCCCAAGGCGGCACCGCCGTTGGCACAGGCCTGAACACCCGCAAGGGCTATGACAAGGCCGTCGCCGTCGAGATTGCGGCCATCACCGGCCTGCCCTTTGTCACCGCCCCGAATAAATTCGAGGCTTTGGCCGCGCATGATGCGATGGTGATGTTCAGCGGCGCGCTAAAGACCGTGGCGGCCAGCCTGTTCAAGATCGCAAACGACCTGCGCCTGTTGGGGTCCGGCCCGCGCTCGGGCCTTGGCGAGTTGATCCTGCCCGAGAACGAGCCCGGATCGTCCATCATGCCCGGCAAGGTGAACCCGACGCAGGCCGAGGCGCTGACCATGGTCTGTGCCCATGTCATGGGCAATGATGCCGCCGTCGGTTTTGCCGGCAGCCAAGGGCATTTTGAACTGAACGTCTATAACCCGATGATGTCCTATAACGTGCTGCAATCGATGCAGCTTTTGGGCAATGCCGCCAGCAGTTTTACCGATAATATGGTCGTCGGCACGCAGGCCAATGTGGCGCGGATCGACAAGTTGATGAAAGAAAGCCTGATGCTGGTGACAGCGCTGGCCCCGACCATCGGCTATGACAACGCGACCAAGGTCGCAAAGACCGCGCATAAGAACGGCACGACGCTGCGCGAAGAAGCGATCGCGCTTGGCTTTGTCGATGGCGAGACATTCGACCGCATCGTGCGTCCCGAAGACATGATCGGGCCACATGACTGA
- a CDS encoding DUF4169 family protein, producing the protein MTEVVNLNKARKARTRAEDKARADENAAKFGRTKAQRALEDQQAAKAKAALDAVRRDND; encoded by the coding sequence ATGACTGAGGTTGTGAACCTCAACAAGGCCCGCAAGGCCCGCACCCGCGCCGAAGATAAGGCGCGGGCAGATGAGAACGCGGCGAAATTTGGCCGCACCAAGGCGCAGCGCGCGCTGGAAGACCAGCAGGCAGCCAAGGCGAAAGCCGCGCTGGATGCGGTGAGGCGCGACAATGACTGA